A genomic region of Jeotgalibaca ciconiae contains the following coding sequences:
- a CDS encoding aldo/keto reductase translates to MQKTVKLSNRIEIPVLGYGTWRNTDPSECVEGVKNALLMGYRHIDTAQMYGNEELVGEGMRLSGVPREEIFLTSKLNNSNHGYENTVRTIDESLEKLGTDYLDLFLIHWPVVDGHEEDWREDNIETWRALEEAYEAGKLKAIGLSNFKVEHLENLLPNCRIKPMVNQLRLHPGLLQAETVAMSREAGMAIQAWSPLSPIPQMAENETIIQMAEKYQKSIAQLLLRYGIDKNYIPLTKSVHEERIKENFEVFDFELDQADLDFFDQWEWQGDIFL, encoded by the coding sequence TTGCAGAAAACAGTAAAATTGTCAAATCGCATAGAAATTCCTGTGTTAGGATATGGTACTTGGCGAAATACAGATCCAAGTGAGTGTGTAGAAGGTGTGAAGAATGCTTTATTAATGGGTTATCGTCATATCGACACGGCTCAAATGTATGGCAATGAAGAGTTAGTAGGAGAAGGAATGCGTTTAAGTGGAGTTCCTCGCGAAGAAATCTTCCTAACAAGCAAATTAAACAATTCAAACCACGGGTATGAAAATACTGTTCGAACGATCGATGAGTCCTTAGAAAAGCTAGGTACAGATTATTTAGATCTATTCTTGATTCACTGGCCAGTAGTAGATGGTCATGAAGAAGATTGGCGCGAAGATAACATTGAAACATGGCGCGCATTGGAAGAAGCTTATGAAGCAGGTAAATTAAAAGCAATTGGTCTCAGTAACTTCAAAGTAGAACACTTAGAAAACCTATTGCCAAACTGCCGCATCAAACCAATGGTCAATCAACTTCGCTTACATCCAGGTTTGCTCCAAGCAGAAACAGTAGCGATGAGCCGTGAAGCAGGAATGGCTATCCAAGCGTGGTCTCCATTGTCACCGATCCCACAAATGGCAGAAAATGAAACAATCATCCAAATGGCAGAAAAATATCAAAAATCCATCGCACAATTATTGTTACGTTATGGGATAGATAAAAACTATATTCCATTAACAAAATCCGTTCACGAAGAACGAATCAAAGAGAACTTCGAAGTCTTTGACTTCGAGCTGGACCAAGCAGATCTTGATTTCTTTGATCAATGGGAGTGGCAAGGAGATATTTTCTTGTAA
- a CDS encoding NADPH-dependent FMN reductase: MLKIGIITGSTRPNRNSIKVANKLKEWADKRGDAEYEVVDIADYNLPLYNEPISAAYSSDYVTPEAKPWSEKIASLDGFVFVTPEYNHGITSAMKNAIDYLYVEYNNKPAGIVSYGSSGGVRAAEALRVVLAELQVASVRTHVVMSLFTDFKDMSEFTPAALHEETFNTQLDQVLSWGEALKTVREK; this comes from the coding sequence ATGTTGAAAATAGGAATTATCACAGGTAGTACTCGTCCGAATCGTAATAGCATAAAAGTCGCAAACAAGTTGAAAGAATGGGCTGATAAGCGTGGGGATGCAGAATATGAGGTAGTAGATATCGCAGATTACAACCTACCTCTATACAATGAGCCAATCTCCGCAGCTTACAGTTCCGATTATGTCACACCCGAAGCAAAACCGTGGTCCGAAAAAATTGCTTCATTAGATGGATTTGTATTTGTTACGCCGGAATACAATCACGGCATAACCTCCGCAATGAAAAATGCCATCGATTATTTATATGTAGAATATAATAATAAGCCTGCAGGTATTGTCAGTTACGGATCTTCCGGTGGGGTTCGCGCTGCAGAAGCACTACGTGTGGTTCTTGCGGAACTACAAGTAGCTTCTGTACGTACGCACGTAGTTATGTCACTCTTTACTGACTTCAAAGATATGAGTGAATTTACTCCAGCTGCATTACACGAAGAAACATTCAACACGCAACTTGATCAAGTGTTAAGTTGGGGAGAAGCTTTGAAAACCGTACGTGAAAAATAA
- a CDS encoding DUF1232 domain-containing protein: MKTRKKTTVAPMSKVKNLVSATMNGKIDKKKRWMIAGILLYIISPIDIIPDFLPISGYADDIVLPILLIVAENLISSHAETKKDSDRKDVTPQNQ, from the coding sequence ATGAAAACAAGAAAAAAGACAACAGTAGCTCCTATGTCAAAAGTAAAGAACTTAGTGTCTGCAACGATGAATGGAAAAATAGATAAGAAAAAAAGATGGATGATAGCGGGGATTTTACTTTATATTATTAGCCCAATTGACATCATTCCGGATTTTCTGCCGATTTCCGGCTATGCGGATGACATTGTCTTGCCGATTCTTTTAATTGTAGCAGAGAATTTGATCAGCAGTCATGCTGAGACAAAAAAAGATAGTGATCGCAAAGATGTCACTCCTCAAAACCAATAA